In the Podospora pseudocomata strain CBS 415.72m chromosome 5, whole genome shotgun sequence genome, one interval contains:
- a CDS encoding hypothetical protein (EggNog:ENOG503NXUJ; COG:S) has product MVQPGIGGLDTPRTNIGDATYLGRQPDFDLSQELSDFQSPSKDANLLQQLRNGGRPTLKTPRGGRGPLRDRQNLPGFGGNEFTPLLKSATRNSARRYGAGKENGLGRVSTLNFLNRIDEDMTPLPAGETSMYLGSRNTSSIEHTPLPEVDSSSVASTPLVMRRRDNSGKGPLEDGNQLSLREQENVIDRIEKENFGLKLKIHFLEEALRKAGPGFSEAALKENTELKVDKVTMQRELQRYKKHLTSAEKDLETYRQQIVEVQEKAKKKYATEDQSAELERLRQALEDKETEVDKLQRRIEEEQKEQDKLGNLQDEITDLEHDLRRKDDVITQQEDEIEDLKDKVTEFEEKLKETQRRMLEMEEKAKDSDRLHEAKDTIEDLEHNVRRLEQQVDDMKDKLQDAVAEKERAENDLEELQEEMANKSVVTKGLSRQVEEKVSRLQAEVDKARQECAVVAEEREVQQREMETLRAKLKEAREERDSAERLRLAIEGQLNEEQGSQRKEFDELRMQLKAARQERDDAERIRLSLEAKLDQAQADLNMRADEKNLLQTRHDALTNESVSLLGEVQSLQKAVEELEESLEREQQHALNMERNIQSQYKDEIDRLNDEISDLQAECREKDNLYDNDSEKWETERHQLQAEKQRAEERAAGLQKTIDKLRDTEGALSSKESKLQEALQSETERHKKDELLLKVQIEQLRSDLNARQSMLEELRHELSAVKDELRQSQLDCQAQQEKIEALEDEVEVLQATIDEESERARVELEQHQDECDQLRHEINLLQIKADSAQASSAATRESAKQTNDNVARLKFQLADATEKVSQLTKERRTLQERSTTLDAELRSVRAALEETRAERDELEAQINGLKGQHGADTFKIVQERLDLRVTRAKLEAELRRLKEENKALAERKQEVERSLESEIEKAAAEEDRLGDEIRQLQAKLRQSTDSQELASLRRTIREMERRVQDYETQLAAPQLPAQELDGNSELSFLQKELSAARKKEIEQLKSEASQKDTIKLLKRQISELERKAHEAEIKRFASSPSSQGGSAQKSEISELRHQLSTAAQSVHDLKKALREAERKAEASARELETQLEEIEDEKLLLEQALDDAQLAAEESAAGHEEALKKHKAKMERYKSERDQLAAAIREQQHLNGNDPNHSEMSLEERRDLHKMLRESQLTADKLDRELREHREALDELVDVEISLRKKLERARNERAAYRTSAEKLQKDFKKLQAEKDKAVAEAMAATEERALVRVTKGSVDTDAIIRAAEAAERRHEKEIRGMVMQMEWLKACWDREAKLRKDAAFAKKYLLLEVQIRDACNKADLAIINRIRAELNPSNRNALSQLSSVRRSSGQSHLPNGDSNAMVLYKQPKPPATRLKRALTAVRFIVRMQMGAKDWQKHEKVRQRLADCVEEMQREERIRKMRDQWRKKVKKTTSNPTGKAVLG; this is encoded by the exons atggtGCAGCCAGGCATTGGCGGTCTCGACACGCCACGAACCAACATTGGAGACGCGACATACCTTGGACGCCAGCCAGACTTTGACCTCTCCCAAGAACTGTCAGATTTCCAGTCACCATCCAAAGACGCGAATCTATTACAACAACTCCGTAATGGCGGCCGACCGACCCTCAAGACCCCGCGCGGTGGTCGAGGTCCTCTGAGGGATCGACAAAACCTCCCCGGATTTGGAGGCAACGAgttcacccccctcctcaagtCTGCGACCCGAAACAGTGCCAGAAGGTATGGCGCTGGCAAGGAAAATGGGCTGGGCCGGGTCTCGACTCTCAACTTTCTCAACAGAATCGACGAAGATATGACGCCTCTGCCCGCCGGCGAGACTAGCATGTACCTTGGCTCTCGGAACACGTCGTCGATCGAACACACGCCTCTCCCCGAAGTGGACAGTAGTAGTGTTGCATCTACTCCGCTGGTCATGAGGCGGCGCGACAACAGTGGCAAGGGCCCACTCGAAGACGGCAACCAGCTCTCGTTGCGTGAGCAAGAAAACGTGATCGACAGGATAGAAAAGGAGAACTTTggcctcaagctcaagattcactttttggaggaggcgttgCGCAAGGCCGGGCCGGGATTCAGCGAAGCCGCTCTCAAGGAGAACACGGAGCTCAAAGTCGACAAGGTCACCATGCAACGAGAGCTCCAACGGTACAAGAAACATCTTACTTCAGCCGAGAAGGACCTCGAGACATACCGACAACAGATTGTCGAGGTacaagaaaaagcaaaaaagaaaTACGCCACCGAGGATCAAAGTGCCGAGCTGGAGCGACTTAGGCAGGCGCTGGAAGACAAGGAGACCGAGGTGGATAAACTTCAGAGGCGGATAGAGGAGGAACAAAAGGAGCAGGACAAGCTAGGGAATTTGCAGGACGAAATCACCGACCTTGAACATGACCTTCGAAGAAAAGACGACGTCATTACACAGCAGGAGGACGAGATTGAGGATCTGAAAGACAAGGTgaccgagtttgaggagaaACTTAAGGAGACACAACGGCGCatgctggagatggaggaaaaggcaaaagaCTCGGACCGTCTTCACGAGGCCAAGGACACCATCGAGGATCTAGAACACAACGTACGGCGGCTGGAACAGCAAGTCGATGATATGAAGGACAAACTTCAGGACGCAGTGGCCGAAAAAGAACGAGCCGAGAATGacctggaggagctgcaagaagaaaTGGCAAACAAGTCTGTAGTAACCAAGGGTCTCTCTCGTCAAGTGGAAGAAAAGGTGTCGCGCCTGCAGGCTGAAGTCGACAAAGCTCGACAGGAGTGCGCCGTCGTGGCGGAGGAACGTGAGGTTCAGCaaagggagatggagacCCTGCGGGCAAAGCTCAAGGAGGCTCGTGAGGAGCGCGATTCTGCTGAACGTCTTCGTCTAGCCATCGAGGGCCAGTTGAACGAGGAGCAGGGGTCACAACGAAAAGAGTTTGATGAGCTCCGGATGCAGCTCAAAGCGGCACGACAGGAGCGAGACGATGCCGAGCGAATCCGCCTATCTCTTGAGGCGAAGCTGGACCAGGCACAGGCCGACCTCAACATGCGCGCCGACGAAAAGAATCTCCTTCAGACCCGTCATGATGCCCTGACCAATGAATCTGTTTCTCTCCTAGGGGAAGTCCAAAGTCTCCAGAaagcggtggaggagctcgaggaaAGTTTGGAACGGGAACAACAGCATGCTCTTAACATGGAGCGCAATATCCAGAGCCAGTATAAGGACGAAATCGACCGCTTGAACGATGAGATCTCCGACCTCCAGGCCGAATGCCGCGAAAAGGATAACCTGTACGACAATGACAGCGAAAAATGGGAAACGGAGCGCCATCAACTCCAGGCAGAAAAACAGCGGGCCGAGGAGCGGGCTGCTGGTCTCCAGAAGACCATCGACAAGCTACGGGACACCGAGGGTGCTTTGTCGAGCAAAGAGTCAAAGCTTCAAGAAGCTCTACAAAGCGAGACAGAACGCCACAAGAAAGATGAGCTGCTTTTGAAGGTGCAGATTGAACAGCTCCGTTCAGACCTCAATGCCAGACAGTCcatgctggaggagcttcGCCACGAACTATCTGCTGTCAAGGATGAGCTCCGGCAATCTCAGTTGGATTGCCAAGCGCAGCAGGAAAAGATAGAAGCactcgaggatgaggttgaagttTTGCAGGCCACCATCGATGAAGAGTCGGAGAGGGCACGCGTCGAACtggaacaacaccaagatgaATGTGATCAACTAAGGCACGAGATCAACTTGCTCCAGATAAAGGCCGATTCCGCTCAGGCATCTTCCGCCGCGACCCGAGAGTCTGCAAAGCAGACAAATGACAATGTGGCACGCCTCAAGTTCCAGCTTGCCGATGCTACGGAGAAGGTATCCCAGCTCACAAAGGAGCGGAGGACCCTTCAGGAGCGTTCTACAACTCTGGACGCCGAGCTCCGATCTGTCCGGGCGGCTCTTGAGGAGACGAGAGCGGAGCGTGATGAATTGGAGGCCCAAATCAACGGTCTCAAAGGGCAACATGGTGCAGACACTTTCAAGATCGTCCAAGAGAGACTGGACCTCCGTGTCACCAGGGCAAAGTTGGAAGCCGAATTACGCCGCTTGAAAGAGGAAAACAAGGCCTTGGCAGAGCGGAAGCAAGAGGTGGAAAGATCTTTGGAAAGTGAGATTGAGAAGGCTgcagctgaggaggatcGCCTTGGAGATGAGATCCGCCAACTGCAGGCCAAGCTACGTCAGTCTACAGACAGCCAGGAGCTTGCCAGCCTTCGCCGAACCATCCGCGAGATGGAACGCCGTGTACAAGACTACGAAACCCAGCTTGCCGCTCCACAGTTGCCAGCTCAGGAACTTGATGGTAACAGTGAACTCTCGTTCCTCCAAAAAGAGCTCTCGGCAGcaaggaagaaggaaattGAGCAGCTCAAGTCGGAGGCCTCACAAAAGGACACCATCAAGTTACTCAAGCGGCAAATCTCCGAACTAGAACGGAAGGCTCATGAAGCAGAGATCAAAAGGTTTGCctcttcgccatcttcacAGGGCGGTTCCGCCCAGAAGAGTGAGATATCAGAACTCCGTCACCAACTCTCCACGGCCGCTCAGTCAGTACACGACCTCAAGAAAGCTCTGCGAGAAGCCGAACGCAAGGCCGAGGCCTCTGCTCGTGAGCTAGAGACCCAGCTTGAAGAGATCGAAGACGAGAaacttctccttgagcaaGCGCTTGATGACGCCCAACTCGCCGCGGAAGAGTCGGCTGCTGGCCATGAAGAAGCCCTCAAGAAGCACAaggccaagatggagagaTACAAGAGTGAACGTGATCAACTGGCCGCTGCCATTCGTGAGCAGCAGCACTTGAACGGCAATGACCCCAACCACAGCGAAATGTCTCTTGAGGAGCGCCGTGACTTGCACAAGATGCTCCGCGAGTCTCAGCTCACTGCCGACAAGCTTGATCGCGAATTGCGCGAGCACCGTGAGGCGTTGGATGAGCTTGTGGATGTTGAGATCTCACTGCGGAAGAAGCTAGAACGGGCAAGGAATGAGAGGGCGGCCTACAGAACCAGCGCCGAGAAGCTCCAGAAGGATTTCAAGAAGCTCCAGGCGGAAAAGGACAAGGCTGTGGCGGAAGCAATGGCGGCTACCGAGGAGCGTGCTCTGGTTCGCGTTACTAAGGGTAGTGTGGACACTGACGCGATCATCAGAGCCGCCGAAGCTGCAGAGAGGAGGCATGAGAAGGAAATCAGGGGCATGGTCATGCAGATGGAGTGGCTCAAAGCCTGCTGGGACCGGGAGGCCAAGCTGAGGAAGGATGCGGCGTTTGCAAAGAAGTATCTGCTCCTGGAAGTGCAGATCAGGGATGCTTG caacaaggccGACTTGGCGATCATCAACCGGATACGGGCTGAGCTTAACCCTTCGAATCGTAATGCTCTTTCCCAGCTGAGCTCTGTTAGACGGTCGTCAGGCCAATCACACCTGCCAAACGGTGACAGCAATGCCATGGTTCTTTACAAgcaaccaaaaccaccagcaacaaggcTGAAACGGGCTCTCACCGCTGTCAGATTCATAGTGCGGATGCAGATGGGTGCCAAGGATTGGCAGAAGCATGAGAAGGTCCGACAGAGGCTGGCAGACTGTGTCGAGGAGATgcagagagaagagaggataaggaagatgagggatcaatggaggaagaaggtcaagaagaCTACGAGTAACCCGACTGGTAAGGCTGTGCTGGGGTAG
- a CDS encoding hypothetical protein (EggNog:ENOG503PTES), which produces MGKRKMDEAAAERIRAARGDKDPFARRAATTVRQSKQGGESSSGKKDGSSSKDGKSEGSGSKGSSSSNWRA; this is translated from the exons ATGGGTAAGAGAAAGATGGACGAAGCCGCAGCCGAGCGGATCCGGGCAGCAAGAGGTGACAAG GACCCCTTCGCCAGACGGGCAGCAACCACGGTGCGGCAAAGCAAGCAGGGCGGCGAATCATCATCGGGCAAGAAAGatggaagcagcagcaaggatGGCAAGAGTGAGGGGAGTGGTAGCAAGGGGAGTAGTTCCTCAAATTGGAGGGCATAG
- a CDS encoding hypothetical protein (EggNog:ENOG503NV8T; BUSCO:EOG09260M87; COG:S) yields the protein MDPTIQRALNDKLYDKRKVGALDLERVIREVVAKQDNARIEAILDQLCNDYAYAVHQPHARNGGLIGLAAAAIALGSELARYLEVIVPPVLACFTDQDARVRYYACEAMYNIAKVAKGEILIYFNHIFDALCKLGADSELSVKNGAELLDRLIKDIVSESAATYVSVLEQPPPYQEDDKDVLDDTNELPTAFSLKKFIPLLRDRIYAINPFTRTFLVGWIILLDSIPDLELVTFLPEFLGGLLRFLSDPNRDVHVATQGCLDKFLNEIKRIARIKKGIAESKKSKGEGKRKREDSVESGSIRPTLEEGDEVDSETAADDDELDSEDDWVPGQDVQINHKAILEILTATLDSPLGKPPFDNGRQKTANLTPNPEEDGLLESLRWIVEFLDICPEEVLPFTPKILAHLLPAMASGVESIRQAAARVNTSLMDYVVSLSDDAELATIPHQLSRMPHGDRQDGTTSARASLSSSRELEIRSPTPATGKPLPRTPTPGTSGALQPQADLDYAAAVNSLTLLFLNDHEATRVAALTWLIMLHRKAPRKVLAFNDGTFPALLKTLSDPAEAVVTKDLQLLSQISRNSEDDYFTNFMVNLLQLFSTDRKLLETRGNLIIRQLCTSLSAERIYRTLADCIEKEEDVEFASIMVQNLNNNLITAPELAELRKRLRNLETKDGQTFFVALFRSWCYNAVATFSLCLLAQAYEQAYNLLQIFAELEMTVNILIQIDKLVQLLESPVFTYLRLQLLEPEKYPHLYKCLYGLLMLLPQSSAFAALKNRLNSVSSIGYLHIAPRPNATTPSVPSFDRPNRLKGREEGIIRWAELLEKFRTVQERARRLQRLGADTDDSLFGVGDLRIGGGDGTGDMKPATGREGVGTGPSRNAGGGGRDSPAGGTNNANSAPSKPEPPPKTRTGLGRQLGRFGVAGRGKRNP from the exons ATGGATCCCACCATCCAGCGCGCCCTGAACGACAAGCTCTATGATAAGCGCAAGGTTGGCGCTCTCGA TCTTGAGCGCGTCATTCGCGAGGTAGTTGCCAAACAGGATAACGCCAGAATTGAGGCCATTCTCGACCAGCTGTGCAACGACTATGCCTACGCTGTCCACCAGCCCCATGCCCGCAACGGTGGATTGATCGGActggccgctgctgccatTGCCTTGGGTTCT GAACTCGCCAGATACCTTGAGGTCATTGTGCCACCGGTCCTAGCCTGCTTCACAGACCAGGATGCACGAGTCCGATACTATGCCTGCGAGGCCATGTATAACATTGCCAAGGTCGCAAAGGGCGAAATCCTCATCTATTTCAACCACATCTTCGATGCCCTCTGCAAG CTTGGTGCCGACTCGGAACTGTCAGTCAAGAACGGTGCCGAGTTGCTCGATCGTCTCATCAAAGATATCGTCTCAGAATCAGCAGCAACCTACGTTTCTGTCTTGGAGCAGCCGCCGCCATACCAAGAGGACGATAAGGACGTTCTGGATGACACGAATGAACTGCCAacggccttctccttgaagAAGTTTATACCACTTCTTCGTGACCGCATTTATGCCATCAACCCTTTCACACGGACCTTTCTTGTGGGCTGGATTATTCTCCTGGACTCTATTCCAGACCTGGAGCTTGTCACTTTCCTGCCTGAATTTCTCGGAGGCCTGTTGCGATTCCTGAGTGACCCCAACCGGGACGTTCACGTGGCGACGCAGGGCTGCTTGGACAAGTTCCTCAACGAGATCAAGAGGATCGCCCGCATCAAGAAGGGGATCGCCGAGAGCAAAAAGTCAAAGGGCGAAGGCAAACGGAAAAGAGAGGACTCGGTTGAGAGCGGGAGCATACGCCCCACTCTCGAAGAAGGCGACGAGGTGGACTCCGAAACGGcagccgacgacgatgagcTGGATAGCGAGGATGACTGGGTTCCAGGCCAAGACGTGCAGATCAACCACAAGGCGATTCTGGAGATTCTGACTGCCACACTTGACTCACCGCTGGGTAAGCCGCCCTTCGACAACGGTCGCCAAAAGACTGCTAATCTCACCCCGAatccagaagaagacggaCTGCTGGAGTCGCTCCGCTGGATTGTCGAATTTCTTGACATCTGCCCGGAGGAGGTACTCCCGTTTACTCCCAAGATTCTAGCTCATCTCTTGCCAGCAATGGCCAGTGGGGTTGAGTCAATTCGCCAGGCTGCCGCCAGGGTCAACACGTCACTGATGGACTATGTCGTTTCACTCTCTGACGATGCTGAGCTCGCAACCATTCCGCACCAGCTGTCTAGGATGCCGCACGGCGATCGCCAGGACGGAACCACAAGCGCCCGGGCATCCCTTTCCAGCTCGAGAGAGCTTGAGATACGAAGTCCCACCCCGGCCACGGGCAAGCCTCTTCCACGGACTCCAACCCCGGGCACGTCTGGGGCTTTGCAGCCACAAGCAGATCTTGATTATGCCGCTGCGGTAAACTCACTAACCCTGCTGTTTTTGAACGACCACGAAGCCACTCGTGTCGCTGCCCTCACGTGGCTCATCATGTTGCACCGCAAAGCACCCAGAAAAGTGCTGGCGTTTAACGATGGCACCTTCCCTGCACTTCTCAAGACACTCTCTGACCCAGCCGAAGCAGTCGTCACCAAAGATTTGCAACTACTTTCACAGATATCAAGAAATAGCGAAGACGACTATTTCACCAATTTTATGGTAAACTTGCTGCAGCTGTTCTCAACGGACCGGAAGCTTCTCGAGACAAGAGGAAACCTGATAATTCGCCAGCTTTGTACCAGCCTCAGCGCGGAACGGATATACCGGACGCTTGCGGACTGtatcgagaaggaggaggatgtggagtTTGCTAGTATCATGGTCCAGAACTTGAACAACAACTTGATCACGGCACCAGAGTTGGCAGAACTGAGGAAGCGGTTGAGGAATCTGGAGACGAAG GATGGACAAACATTCTTCGTGGCGCTCTTTCGATCGTGGTGCTATAACGCTGTGGCAACGTTCTCGCTTTGTCTATTGGCGCAGGCGTATGAGCAGGCATATAACCTCTTACAAATCTT TGCCGAGCTTGAAATGACAGTCAACATCCTCATTCAGATTGACAAGTTGGTGCAGCTCCTGGAGTCGCCGGTCTTTACAT ACCTTCGTCTCCAGCTTTTGGAGCCAGAGAAATACCCGCATCTGTACAAGTGCTTGTATGGCCTTCTTATGCTTCTTCCGCAATCATCGGCCTTTGCGGCTCTCAAAAACCGGTTGAACAGTGTTAGTTCCATTGGGTATCTGCATATTGCGCCGAGACC CAAcgcaacaacaccgtcggTGCCCTCATTTGATCGCCCCAACCGATTGAAGGGCCGGGAAGAAGGCATCATCCGTTGGGCTGAGCTCTTGGAGAAGTTCCGGACGGTGCAAGAAAGGGCAAGGCGTCTACAAAGGCTGGGCGCAGACACGGATGATTCTCTGTTTGGAGTAGGAGATCTTAGGATAGGTGGGGGCGATGGAACCGGGGACATGAAGCCGGCGACAGGAAGAGAAGGCGTCGGTACAGGGCCTTCTCGGAATGCAGGAGGGGGCGGTAGGGACTCTCCGGCCGGCGGAACGAATAACGCGAACTCGGCACCGTCGAAACCGGAACCGCCGCCAAAGACTAGGACTGGACTGGGGAGACAgctggggaggtttggggtggCTGGGCGAGGCAAGCGGAACCCCTGA
- a CDS encoding hypothetical protein (EggNog:ENOG503P4UT), whose translation MITHSPLTPHLTLTYTMAHLLNNTAIFSPSVARVAASAAKDWSYIDTWLARKFPSNRPPPPFERNADTLKALLALAAANEAADEERALLLRFESETLAQLQKHLPKDDLLTTSRESILTSLEDSLTREGSTALTSLAQLSLQLNSSPSPNPVSLASELLSLQSQLAELEQTLARIDVLTSYISSESEALSKLSSEIDARPRPSSSHSEEENNNNNLDDNSNTATKKSEGYHPHPSLAKSNLAAQRRIKTLAARVQELSAHASPNPSADRDQSVSIQEIHAQEQAYLGLLQQKKDLDAQLAGFAGLPHDIDAAREELENLRIELTRVTERRDSVFEGLVERETPKKGRSGTIGRR comes from the coding sequence ATGATCACACATTCCCCGCTCACACCTCATCTCACACTCACTTACACAATGGCTCACCTCCTGAACAACACCGCCATCTTCTCACCATCCGTCGCCCGCGTAGCCGCCTCCGCAGCCAAAGACTGGTCATACATCGACACCTGGCTCGCCCGCAAATTCCCCTccaaccgcccccctccaccattcGAGCGCAATGCCGACACTCTCAAAGCCCTCCTGGCCCTCGCTGCTGCCAACGAAGCCGCAGACGAGGAGCGTGCTTTGCTTCTCCGTTTCGAGTCTGAGACCCTCGCCCAACTCCAAAAACACCTACCCAAAgacgacctcctcaccacaaGCCGTGAATCCATTCTCACCTCTCTCGAGGACTCACTCACCCGTGAAGGCTCAACAGCCctaacctccctcgcccaactctccctccaactcaactcctccccctcccccaacccagtcTCTTTAGCATCAGAGCTCTTGTCCCTCCAATCTCAACTGGCAGAGCTAGAACAAACCCTCGCCAGAATCGACGTCTTGACTTCGTACATCTCCTCCGAGTCAGAGGCGCTCTCAAAGTTATCATCCGAAATCGACGCCCGCCCTCGACCATCGTCGTCACATtcggaagaagaaaacaacaacaataaccttgacgacaacagcaacacagcCACCAAGAAAAGCGAGGGctaccacccccatccctcgCTCGCAAAGTCAAACCTGGCTGCTCAGCGCCGGATCAAGACCCTTGCGGCCCGTGTTCAGGAACTGTCTGCGCATGCATCCCCCAATCCATCCGCTGATAGAGATCAGAGTGTAAGCATTCAGGAGATTCACGCACAAGAGCAGGCGTATCTGGGGTTGttgcagcagaagaaggacTTAGATGCCCAGCTGGCTGGGTTTGCTGGATTGCCACATGATATTGACGCTGCGAgggaagagttggagaaTCTGAGGATTGAGTTGACGAGGGtgacggagaggagggatagtgtgtttgaggggttggtggaaaGAGAGACGccaaagaaggggaggagcgGAACAattgggaggaggtga
- a CDS encoding hypothetical protein (EggNog:ENOG503P8X8; COG:S), producing the protein MSSSPEPQQQQKSQKQIDTEFTSYYLQRATQEFGEALDAVRSADDFKPDSSIAVLISALQQGTGMFSEEDKRAVICSEGAARSSK; encoded by the coding sequence ATGTCTTCTTCACCAGaaccccagcagcagcaaaaatCCCAAAAGCAAATCGACACCGAGTTCACATCCTACTACCTCCAGCGCGCGACTCAAGAATTCGGGGAGGCCCTCGACGCGGTCCGTTCAGCCGATGACTTCAAGCCTGACTCTTCGATCGCCGTGTTGATCAGCGCGCTGCAACAGGGGACTGGGATGTTTAGTGAGGAGGATAAGAGGGCTGTTATCTGCTCGGAGGGCGCGGCGAGGTCGTCGAAGTAG